In the genome of Triticum urartu cultivar G1812 chromosome 5, Tu2.1, whole genome shotgun sequence, one region contains:
- the LOC125556152 gene encoding tuliposide A-converting enzyme b3, amyloplastic-like, translating into MDSGSTEVLVENSCFRLYKDGHIDRLVGADDVPAGFDADTGVTSRDVVIDAVTGVAVRLYLPDVHAAESDGADISTAAVTKLPIVVFFHGGFFIVGSAGCPRYHRYVNSLAADARAIVVSVDYRLAPEHLLPAAYDDSWAALNWAVSGADPWLSEHGDLGRVFVAGASAGGNIAHNMAIAAGASGLFAAATRLEGAVLLHPSFSGERRIETESEEYRESVKMRCSVIFPGARGGLDDPRMNPTADGAPSLRTLPCERMLVSAASEDARLPRIRAYYDAVKSSGWRGQVEWFQSEGKGHAFFVDEHGCCREAVALMERVVGFIAGY; encoded by the coding sequence ATGGATTCCGGGAGCACGGAGGTCCTCGTTGAAAACAGCTGCTTCCGACTATACAAGGACGGCCACATCGACCGTCTCGTAGGCGCGGACGATGTGCCCGCCGGCTTCGACGCCGACACCGGCGTCACCTCCAGAGACGTCGTGATCGACGCCGTCACTGGCGTCGCCGTTCGCCTCTACCTGCCAGACGTCCATGCCGCTGAATCCGACGGCGCCGACATCAGTACCGCCGCGGTCACGAAGCTCCCGATCGTCGTCTTCTTCCACGGCGGTTTCTTCATCGTCGGATCAGCCGGCTGCCCTAGGTACCACCGCTACGTGAACTCGCTGGCCGCCGACGCCCGCGCCATCGTCGTCTCCGTCGACTACCGCCTCGCGCCCGAGCACCTGCTCCCGGCGGCCTACGACGACTCCTGGGCCGCGCTCAACTGGGCGGTGTCCGGCGCCGACCCGTGGCTGTCCGAGCACGGCGACCTCGGCCGCGTCTTCGTGGCCGGCGCCAGCGCCGGCGGGAACATAGCCCACAACATGGCCATCGCCGCCGGCGCGAGCGGCCTCTTCGCCGCGGCGACGCGCCTGGAGGGGGCGGTCTTGCTCCACCCTTCGTTCAGCGGCGAGCGGAGGATCGAGACGGAGTCAGAGGAGTACAGGGAGAGCGTCAAGATGCGGTGCTCCGTGATCTTCCCCGGCGCGAGGGGCGGGCTGGACGACCCGAGGATGAACCCGACGGCCGACGGCGCGCCGAGCCTGCGGACGCTGCCGTGCGAGAGGATGCTGGTGAGCGCGGCGTCGGAGGACGCGAGGCTGCCGAGGATACGGGCGTACTACGACGCCGTGAAGTCCAGCGGGTGGCGCGGGCAAGTGGAGTGGTTCCAGTCGGAAGGCAAGGGGCACGCCTTCTTCGTCGACGAGCATGGCTGCTGCCGCGAGGCGGTTGCGCTCATGGAACGAGTGGTTGGTTTCATCGCCGGCTATTAA
- the LOC125509546 gene encoding NF-kappa-B-activating protein-like → MSRTGSRLASAVVRLPGRSRVSASPSPRRRSLSPSPSPRRQRRRDRSPIPSRDRRGERSPVPSRDRRRDRSPSPYRDRRRDRSPSPFRDRRRQWSPYHNERGRDMDRVRDVEPPARRGGGGGGEWSASDDDDEDLKGLTYFEYRRVKRQKLRKSLKKCIWKVTPSPPRRDDEADEYQYSEEEEKDKKESPKKESSEKSDEEENKDSSESESDESGSLSDSSESDYSRKKKKGRKGRRSSSKRNKRAHRRHRKSDMESESDSKVDEDSEGSDDSEDSRDKRRSKRSRRHKKSKRRGRSSRRKKSKSLDVPSDVSSEEVEVLVSSPISTDSKKMGKSSRKKSSSQSDSEDSIPSDAIIDEKEIEETDEPEIDPEAIKFKEMLEAQKKAALENEMPVGPMPLPRADGHISYGGALRPGEGDAIAQYVQQGKRIPRRGEVGLSADEIQKFEDLGYVMSGSRHQRMNAIRIRKENQVYSAEDKRALAMFNYEEKSKREHKVMADLQRLVSRTIGQETGPSHDPFAATDD, encoded by the coding sequence ATGTCTCGCACCGGGAGCCGCCTCGCGTCCGCCGTGGTGCGCCTCCCCGGTCGCTCCCGGGTCTCCGCCTcgccctcccctcgccgccgctCCCTGTCCCCGTCGCCCTCCCCgcgccgccagcgccgccgcgACCGGTCCCCCATCCCCTCCCGCGACCGCCGCGGCGAGAGGTCCCCCGTCCCGTCTCGCGACCGCCGCCGCGACCGATCCCCTAGCCCCTACCGCGACCGCCGCCGCGACCGGTCCCCTAGCCCCTTCCGTGACCGCCGCCGCCAGTGGTCGCCCTACCACAATGAGCGCGGTCGGGACATGGACCGGGTTCGGGACGTGGAGCCCCCGGCGCGCCGTGGCGGCGGTGGGGGAGGCGAATGGTCCGCCTCCGATGACGACGACGAGGATCTCAAGGGCCTCACCTACTTCGAGTACCGCCGCGTCAAGCGCCAGAAGCTCCGCAAAAGCCTGAAGAAGTGCATCTGGAAAGTCACGCCCAGCCCTCCTCGCCGTGACGACGAGGCCGACGAGTACCAGTACagtgaggaggaggagaaggacaAGAAGGAATCGCCCAAGAAGGAGTCATCTGAGAAGAGCGATGAGGAGGAGAACAAGGATTCGTCGGAATCTGAGTCCGATGAGTCTGGTAGCTTATCTGATTCCAGTGAATCAGATTATTCtaggaagaaaaagaaagggcGTAAGGGCAGACGTTCTAGCAGCAAGCGCAACAAGCGTGCCCATCGTCGCCACAGGAAGTCTGATATGGAGAGTGAGAGTGATAGCAAGGTCGATGAGGATTCAGAGGGTTCCGATGACTCTGAAGATTCTAGGGATAAGAGGAGGAGCAAGAGATCGCGGAGGCACAAGAAGTCTAAGAGGAGGGGACGGAGCTCTAGGAGGAAGAAGAGTAAGAGTCTGGATGTACCATCTGATGTTAGCTCCGAGGAGGTGGAGGTGTTAGTCTCTAGCCCTATCTCAACGGACAGCAAGAAAATGGGCAAGAGCTCAAGGAAGAAGAGTAGCAGTCAGTCTGATTCTGAAGATTCGATCCCTTCTGATGCCATCATTGATGAAAAGGAAATTGAAGAGACAGATGAGCCTGAGATTGACCCAGAGGCAATTAAGTTCAAGGAAATGCTTGAGGCCCAGAAGAAGGCTGCACTGGAGAATGAGATGCCGGTTGGACCGATGCCACTCCCGCGTGCTGATGGTCATATTAGCTATGGTGGTGCACTCAGACCTGGTGAAGGTGATGCCATTGCACAGTATGTACAGCAGGGGAAGCGTATCCCACGGCGTGGTGAGGTTGGTCTGTCTGCAGATGAGATTCAGAAGTTCGAAGATTTGGGGTATGTGATGAGTGGAAGCAGGCACCAGAGGATGAATGCTATCCGTATAAGAAAGGAAAACCAGGTTTATAGTGCAGAGGATAAGAGAGCACTGGCCATGTTTAACTACGAGGAGAAGTCAAAGAGAGAGCACAAGGTTATGGCTGATTTGCAGCGCTTGGTTTCAAGAACCATTGGCCAAGAGACAGGACCTTCGCATGATCCATTTGCTGCTACAGATGACTGA